A single window of Carassius auratus strain Wakin chromosome 9, ASM336829v1, whole genome shotgun sequence DNA harbors:
- the LOC113109340 gene encoding COMM domain-containing protein 6-like, with protein MLGLDLSTSVDGVVETIEKLPIDLFAETLQSILVYLQDQNRAVDLIETCDKFHRVGINLDQKAVQDIIKLMTYYFRLAAKSNLSSDVLVSKLTECSSKWSKSTLPVVHQLWTERGALLHAHQEVLNMASIGQLVDIQWKLGMAVSSDTCRSLNSPFISVLMKIADTSGKMSYKSFEMTVQQFQNFYRQFKEMASVLETV; from the exons ATGTTAGGACTGGATCTGTCCACTA GTGTGGATGGTGTCGTCGAAACAATCGAAAAGCTCCCAATAGACTTGTTTGCAGAAACG cttCAGTCAATCCTGGTTTATCTTCAGGATCAGAACAGAGCAGTAGATTTGATTGAAACCTGTGAT AAATTTCATAGAGTTGGGATAAACCTTGATCAGAAAGCTGTTCAAGATATTATAAAACTGATGACATACTATTTTAG gtTAGCTGCAAAGAGCAATCTCAGTTCGGATGTCTTGGTCAGTAAATTGACTGAATGCAGCAGTAAATGGTCCAAATCTACGCTACCGGTGGTGCACCAGCTTTGGACTGAACGTGGTGCTCTTCTACATGCACATCAGGAGGTCCTGAATATGGCTAGTATTGGACAG CTTGTAGATATTCAGTGGAAGCTTGGAATGGCAGTGAGCTCAGATACCTGTCGGTCCCTCAACTCCCCGTTCATCTCTGTTCTGATGAAAATTGCAGACACATCAGGAAAGATGTCATATAAATCTTTTGAGATGACAGTTCAGCAGTTTCAG AACTTCTACAGGCAGTTCAAGGAAATGGCCTCTGTTTTGGAGactgtttaa